The following is a genomic window from Rutidosis leptorrhynchoides isolate AG116_Rl617_1_P2 chromosome 8, CSIRO_AGI_Rlap_v1, whole genome shotgun sequence.
TTCTACaaaaaaacataaaataaataaaaattacaaattTAACTTCAATTTCTACACAATGAAATGGTTAATATTTCTTACTTAAAAGATTTTGTTGAGTGCAGATTAAATGTTACATGTGGCAGTTGCTGAAAGGAATCGAGCATTGTCATTCACGAGGAATCCTACATCGAGACATTAAAACGTCGAACATTTTGGTGAACAATGAAGGGCAATTGAAGATAGCAGATTTTGGTTTGGCAAAATTTGTTTCTAGCAGGCAACCGTTGACTAGCCGTGTAGTGACCTTGTGGTATCGTCCTCCTGAGCTTCTTTTGGGTTCGACACAATATGGAACATGTGTTGATATGTGGAGCGTTGGCTGTGTTTTTGCTGAACTCTTTGTCGGTAGACCAATCCTCAAGGGGAGAACAGAGGTATGTTACATGTTTGAATGTGCGTTATAGAAGTGGTTATGTATAAGTGTCCACTACTGACTTTTCAACGTCTTTATTTTTTCATTTTGAGTGTAAATGTAAATATAATACTTGATGAAAGTTATATTAATGAAAACACATTTTAATAAGCAATTCATACAAATAATTTTcaacaaatattatataacacaaataaaaatatttaaagtcaaagttgaaaaaCAAAGACTTTAAAAAATCAATAGTGAACACTTATAACATAAACATTGATAATGGGACGGAGGGACTATGATATATGATATAATCAGTATCAGATAATCAGCTGTAACAAAACGTTCTCTTCAGGTTGAACAATTGCATAGAATATTCATGCTTTGTGGCACTCCATCAGAAGATTATTGGAATAAACCGACACTTCCTCTTGCGAAAATGTCTAAACCGCGACATTCTTATGGAAGCTCTCTTCGAGAACGGTTTAAAGAACTCCCGACATCTGCTGTGAATATAATACACACTTTACTATCAATCGAACCTGAAAAACGTGCGAGTGCTACGTCTGCTCTTCAATCTGAGGTAACGGTTTATTTAATCAACTCTAAGTCGTATGAAACGATAAAAAAAATTATAGAGACAAATTTAAaggactgtttttttttttttttttggcattgtTAAGTATTTCCATATGAAACCGTACGCGTGTCATCCTGCAAACTTGCCAAAGTACCCACCTAGTAAGGAAATTGATATGAAGCTTCGCGAAGAAGCACAACGGTGATGATTCTAATTCTTTTTCGACTTAAATGTttaaaacttgaaaaaaaaaatCGAGATTTTCTGACTTGAAAAGTGATAAATTGTAGAAAGAAAGCGGGTGGCAAATATCTGATGTCCGGGTCTTCAAGAAACGTTAGAAGAGGCCGAAAATCTCTGCTAGAGCAGACAGAGGTTTCTCTTGATCACACTCTTGTTTTCTTTGTGTTTGCTGAAATTCAGATTGTTATAATTTTCTTGTTCTTTATGGTTGGTTAGGCATGTCGAAGTGCTTATTTCAACGGTCTAGGATCAGCTGATAGTACTGATACACGGTCCGATATTTCTCAAACAACCTATATATCTCAAACTGACACCATTGGCACATTGCCTGCGTTGGCAACCACATCAAGTGGGAACCTTGAGTGGTCAACAAAAAGACGAAAACAAGTCAGTTTTGCAACCCCAACAAGTCGGGACGTACGTCCCATAGAGCCAATAATACACGAGCAACATTTCTCTTATGTAAGTTATCTTTAGAATATCCAGAAACATAAAAGGCATTACCAATGACTCAATGAGCTGATAGCTCAGTGGTACCCGTTGCCTTAGAAGTTGGGGCGCACCATGTGAATGCCTTTACCAAAATGGGCGCAGGTTCGAGTCCCACTCTTGGCAAGGATTTACAACCCTTGAAAAGTGGGATGATACCCGTTCACGACACATTTGGGGTATTCGGTGGAGATATATTACAGGCATCGGACTCTTATGGGGTGGGTGTGGTCGGTTTTCAAAGGAAACACAGAGTTTGAGCCTTTTTTTGTTAGAAATAACTCTTAACTTGTGGTTCTTAACTTTTTATCATTTGATAGAATCATAATGAAGAAGAAAGACCACAATACTCTGGGCCTATGTTAATTCAGTCACATAGAACCAATGGAATGAAAGGTCACACTCGCAACGGTATAGCTAAATCACGATTATCAAGAGGTAAAAGCAATTCCATTAAATAATTTCAAGAACATATTAAAAAAAAGGCCAAAGATTTCATAGCAATGGGATGATTGGTGTTTGGAGCTTGTACCATGTGCTTGGATAATTGTAACGGAGAAGAAGAAGGAAAGAAAAATGGAACTAAAAGCAACATGCTTGGGAGAAACTGGAAGTGGTATACAAAGCACATGTGAAGTTCTCTAATTTAAGAGGGTTGATTGAAATAATAAAGGATTGATGCTCAAAGTATATTTAATTCTCAAACCGAGCTTCTTTGATGTGTTTTATTCTGTTCATTTGACCCTTTTGTAACTTTGTTCTCATCGTTGTTAATATGTCACATTCCATTCTCCAGATCTGAAACATTATAGTTAGTGCTATTAATCCAGTTACTTTAATATAAAGTAACACTATTTGGTATATTTCTAACTAAAAAAGTCATCTATAAAGTATAGTATCACACAGTGGTGATTATTACACCATATAGTTAGTGCTAATCACAATTGTTGAACAAAGTAACAGTACACATTTGGCCTAAATCCAAGGAAGTTAATAATTACACGACAAATGGAAACCGGATATTCATACTGAATATTCATTTCCAAAACTCAAGGTTCAAAAATTAGCAATAATTTACATAAGCGAAAGGTTATGTATGTATGCTACGTTCTGAATATACACAACCAAACAAACAGAACGAGTATGTAACCCTTAATAACCAGGGATAGATGCATAGCGATAACCTTGTGCACCCCTCCATGAGTAATACGCAATTCGAGTCTCGTAGAAGCCTAAAATGTATAAATTATCATCAAAAAGTAAGCAATCGTGAAATGGGTATTACCAAGTACATTCAAATCAGTTGGTTACACAAATTATATTAAATACTGTATAAGCAAATCGCCAAAATAAAGTAATAGAAAATGCAAAATATGTCACACGAATATATCCTAACTTCTTTGTCATATAAAGAAGCATAACATTCTAAGTTTACCAACAAAGAAATCTAAGATTCTATTATTAGTTTATTACCAACAAATGTGTGAAAGTTTGATTTTTTTAATTGATGACTCGAATGACCTTCGTTTTTTTGACGAAATGTGTCTGAACTCCCTCCTTTTTTGGCAAAAACTGAATATTACACTGCGCgtaaataaaatatttaatttaatagAGTAATATCATTGGCATACCTGGGAGGAAGGTGAGGGCCCCAAGTCCTAACAGGCCATATGCTTGAGATTTGTCTCCTCCCATATGACCTGTAAAGATGAAGATTGATAAAAGCAGAAGCCCACATCCAAGAACAAGCAGAAAAAGTGCAAGAGCGATAGATTTCCATGGGATTTCATCTACGCTTGATGGTGAGTAATCGAACCGTGGGTCATATCTTCCTTCATTGCCCATAATATAGTCATCGTCATCATCCGCAAGCCGAGTATAATTAACATTCCTTCTAAATGCCATCTCAAAGAGTTGTTTGTATGCACCCGAATCAAACTTGGAAAAACTGCCTTAATATATCATATGAGCAATCAGGTTTACTATAATATGGTAAGGAGTCAATTATGTGGAGAAAAGCTATATCGGTTCAATATGTATCATGTTGAGATTGATAAATAATTTCCCAATAATTCAGGTTAAACAAGTATGGACAGTAATAGAAGCATCGTACATTACATAGAAACGTTTCGGAATGAGCACACATCTCTAATGGGTCGAGGCCCAAAATGATATCCAACAAGTACTGTATGCTAGAGTGTATTTTAACAAGTACTCCGTACTTTGTTTACCTAGCAATGTTtttaagagaaaatataaatcacATAAATGTAATTGGAGCTCCCATATAGCTTGATGTATTAGATGAACTTAAAAGATGGTATATTGCTATATACGGATACGGATATAGCCTAAATAAAAGACCACATCATGTATATGTATGAACCGAACTTATGACCTACTTTAGAAGCTTGACCATTATAGATTCAACTTTCttttataatgattattgttgcaaTAAACCAACTTCAAGTTGAATAGCGACTTTAGTTTTCTCTAAGAGTAGGTGTGAAGCAATGTTCATAATAATACACACGACAACGAACTCACATTTCATTTAAAGAGGAATTTGCATTCCATAATTTTCAAATATAGATAAAAAGAGCAAACATGTATGTGTCAATCTAAATACGTCATTGCAAAACTATAAGTTAGATGCAGGCTGAATTCTAACTAAAACTTTTGTTTAAGTTTCTGTTACACATACAGAGGCTAATATTACAAATTTGAATAAAACCTCTGTAGGCTTCAGGTTTTATCACAGTAAAAAGCTTAAGTATTGTGGTAATCCAGACTAAAAACTACAGATATATCAACAAATAAACATAGATACCATTTATcacattttaaaaaatatatacggagtatatattaagCAGCTTCCTTTGGAGCACTGAAAACCGTGCAATTCATATTCATATGGTAACTTGATTGTAGCGCTAATGATGTATATCAACTAATTAACAACCCTAAAACTGAAACTGCCAAAAGGAATTTAGCAAATCGGTGGTAAATTATCTAAATTGGAAACAGAGATGAGATAAAAGCAATGAATCACAGTTGTTGATGAAAAGGCTATTAATTAAATTAGGTCAAATGATGATAATAAGGACAATTAGTTACCTGATTGTTAGGTTTTAATATTGAATTAGTGAATTTGATTGGAGTAGGTAAGCGATATACGATTTAAATTTTGATTAGATCTAATAAAAGCAGCAGCTCCGCCGTTCGTTCCCTAACGTCGATACCAGCCAGTAAACCGTTTGATATATTTACTTACTATAACAAAAGaatattatattatcatattattatttattattattattaattattattaaccctaaaagTGGAGTGGTGGCTAGTTTCAGTTATAtcagattgtcgttttgagttcgcGTTCACATTATAAACAGTGCCTCAACTtcgactatatttacacaacggctcCTCAAGTTTACACCTTTTCAGGGTtgcaaagtgtaaatatataattttattaaaataaaagaaactaattccacctggatttataacgggctctatcttctcgctcggtgccagTTAAATATTTCAgataccaccgttcaactcgaaaaaatcttatgAACCCAACGGGACTTACTATACGTGAAatggacacttctcaaaaaacgttAAACAAAACGACaaaccgtatcttcccgctcgccacgagttaaattttttcgatggcaacgtcagactcgaaataattttatgaacaaaacgaaactaactacgttcgaaactgacactttttaaaaaacgctaaacacaacgacagctcgTATCTTTCTGTTCATCggaagttaaatttttccgacagcaccattacattcgaaaaaatttattgaacaaaacaaaactaactacgttcgatgcgaatactttttaaaaaacgcttaacaaaacgacatctaaaacggcgcttaacacatgagacatgttcccctctgtaaatacacaacactacgttaaatatgaatacgcaagcCGAAAGCCCCCGCGTTCAATTCAATTTCAAtttaatcttaaaataaatcttaaGAAATTTGCTATTGTCTTTGACGTGCTTAAAAACACTCGTCTACAGTTAAGTTAATAACTTAACTGTCACCAGTAAAGTTAATAGTGCTATATAGTTGTTTTAAACGTGTCTAACACTttatttttgaagaaaaaaaagaaGTTAAAAAAATTAACTAAATAGATGATTGTAGTATAATTTTTCTTTCAAATTGAAAGAACTCACTTCATTCTCTTTCACTTCTCTTCATTCTATTTATTTCTTTCACTTCTCTGCAttctatttatattttatataatatagaaGGATGTTCTTATTAATTGTAGGGTTATGGGATACGCAGGTATTATGATGGAATCAAACCACGGTTCAACAGGGGGTTTAATTCTTCAGTGGAATTAGGTTCGGACACCGGAAAGGCGGGCTTCCATGACCTGATGAAACTGACCGAGATGCTACAGGGTTTTGAGTTCGTGTTTGACAACCGTGACAAATGGAGTTGGTCTGCAGCAAGCGACGGCACATATACTGTGAAAAAAATGAGTTCCATTATTGATCAGCAGGTATTCGCATGCATCACTGATTCGATAGGCACTTTTCGCAATCTTTTTCTGCCTAAAAAACTTGAAATCTTCGCGTGGCGTGTGATTAAAAGAAGAATGCCGGTTAGATTAGAACTAGACAAAAGGGGGATAGATTTACATTCGGTAAGATGTCCTCTTTGTGACGATGATGTGGAATCAATCGagcattgctttattttctgtaaatTCTCTATGGAAATTTGGGAACGAGTACATAACTGGTGGGGTCTTGGCGCGTTCACAAACCTAAGTTTGAACAAAATCCTAAGGGGTAATACTGCGGCTTCTACTACTTGTGAAGGGAAACTTATTTGGCAAGCGATCGAGTGGGTTTGTACGTATTTCAATTGGAAAAACCGGAACAACAAGGCGTTCCATGGTAAATCATGGTGCTCCCCGGTGGCTCTAAACGaaatacaaatcaaatcttttgaaTGGATATCTGTTCGTGCAAAGAAAAAGAAAATCGATTGGTTAACTTGGTTGAATAATCCAAAAGTGTATCTATCTTCTTAGTTCTCATTTATTGATCGGGTTGGGGTGCAATCTCTGCACTAACCTTGTAATTTTGTTCTTATTGTTTGTATTTCGTGTAAGACTTGGGGTGGCCGCTTGGCCTCAATGTATGTATTCGTTTTCGTGATTAATAAAATttccttgcttttcaaaaaaaaatatattatattttatatattattgcataaaaaaatttgaaaatagaGATTTAAGGGTTATAGTTAACGATTTTTTTTATTAGCACAAGtaaatctttattaataataaacgGATGTACAATGAACCCTATATATGAAACTATACAATGCACGGAACTTATAACACGAGAATATTATACAAAAAACGACATATATGAGCAAAAATACATGATCCATGTTGAATTGGAAGAATGTTCGGTTGAACTTGCGAGCAAGCAGGATAGCAGACTCCACCAGTACCGATCAAACGGTGACAAAGGAGGAGACAACTAGCCTTTTAATCCCGAGAACATACACCCAATAGATGATGGACCGTGATCAATTAGCCAATACCCGTTCATGTGTTAAGAGAGGCAACATATGATGAAGGATTAATAAGTCATTGTTGCTATTCGAATCTTGTCTTTTTAGAACGCTTAGAGATCCATGAGAAACTTTGTGTTTGGATTTCGGAAATTATAGTTGCGGGAGACCATTCCTTATCGGCAAAGACTTTGAGATTTCTATATCGTTAACGAAATTTAATCTCGAATCATGAAAATAGTACACTTTTTTACGTACTTTTTTGAGTGGATATCTTTTATCCAACTATACTCTGATCGTCTCCCTTTCTTCAGTTCTCTTTGCTCCACTTTCACGCGGTGTCACATCCTTTTTATTGAAAACCTTGGACATTGTTTTTCCGAACTTGATACCCTTTCTCGGTCCCGGTGGTTCACGGAGGTCAACCACCACCAGGTGGTTTTATTAGTGACAGGAGGAGCGAAGTCATGGTTTATATGGTTTTACGGGGCTCGTGTTGTGATTTTACGGTTTTCTGAATTTTACTTCCAATGGTGATTCCGGGTGGTATTTTCCGGGATCATGAGTTTGGTGTGGTTACCTTTATTCTTCTGGTTAACGGTTACGAGTGAAGTGTTTAGTTTCAAGCTTTAATGGCGGTTCTTAGTTGGTTTCCTTAAGAATTCTGGTTTGCAAGTTTTGGAGAAATATCATGTACATGCACTACCGTTTGTGTAGGTTACGATTCTGGAGGTATGTGGTCATTTGGCTTGGATTTTGGAGTAGTCGTTTCAGTTGATTTTCTTGGTTGTCAAGTGGTTTTTTGCAATGGTCCTTAACATGTGTTTCTCGATATCATGGCACCTTGTTAATGTTATCGGATGCACTTTCAATCGCCTTTAGTTCGTTATGCGGTGACTCTCTGATGTGTGTTCAAGGTATTTTGGTGCTTCGTGGCAATGTTTAATCTCAATCATAGTTTTATGGTTAACCAATTTGAAGTTTCATTGCTGGTGGATGTTAATGGTGCATTAGTTCCAAGTTAATGACGTTATTATAGTTTGGTTGTAGAATTAGATGGTTGGATGACTGGTCTATACAAATAAATTTCGGGCAGTCTTACGTTAATACTCCCGCCTTCCCAAATTTAGTATAGTTATCGTTTTTGATTTGTTACAAATTAATTGTTTACTTTCTTTATAGATAAGAATAAATAGATAAAGTTTTTTATGCCCTTAATTACTTGCATCTAAAACAAAATGTTAAATAAAAAGTAAGGAGTAAAAAATTAGATAAAAGGGAAGGGGTAACCTGTAAATTGAAAaagatatatattataa
Proteins encoded in this region:
- the LOC139862644 gene encoding probable serine/threonine-protein kinase At1g54610, whose product is MGCICSKHVAHSTISPIHHSSLTVANHHSHKNHDYNRNYGLTTLDNHINIKDETQDVNKTSNENDPARKKDDVVLDIRDDEFFKHDCVNKRLKRPSFSFSIKFGRSTVAEHVAAGWPAWLSAVAGEVVDGWLPLKSDSFERFEKIGQGTYSNVYRARDLRTDRMMALKKVRFDSLNPESVRFMTREITILRKLDHPNIMKLEGIITSRSSSNIYLVFEYMEHDLAGLLSSPNIRFNDSQIKCYMWQLLKGIEHCHSRGILHRDIKTSNILVNNEGQLKIADFGLAKFVSSRQPLTSRVVTLWYRPPELLLGSTQYGTCVDMWSVGCVFAELFVGRPILKGRTEVEQLHRIFMLCGTPSEDYWNKPTLPLAKMSKPRHSYGSSLRERFKELPTSAVNIIHTLLSIEPEKRASATSALQSEYFHMKPYACHPANLPKYPPSKEIDMKLREEAQRKKAGGKYLMSGSSRNVRRGRKSLLEQTEACRSAYFNGLGSADSTDTRSDISQTTYISQTDTIGTLPALATTSSGNLEWSTKRRKQVSFATPTSRDVRPIEPIIHEQHFSYNHNEEERPQYSGPMLIQSHRTNGMKGHTRNGIAKSRLSRGKSNSIK
- the LOC139863096 gene encoding uncharacterized protein, which produces MAFRRNVNYTRLADDDDDYIMGNEGRYDPRFDYSPSSVDEIPWKSIALALFLLVLGCGLLLLSIFIFTGHMGGDKSQAYGLLGLGALTFLPGFYETRIAYYSWRGAQGYRYASIPGY
- the LOC139863645 gene encoding uncharacterized protein, whose protein sequence is MLQGFEFVFDNRDKWSWSAASDGTYTVKKMSSIIDQQVFACITDSIGTFRNLFLPKKLEIFAWRVIKRRMPVRLELDKRGIDLHSVRCPLCDDDVESIEHCFIFCKFSMEIWERVHNWWGLGAFTNLSLNKILRGNTAASTTCEGKLIWQAIEWVCTYFNWKNRNNKAFHGKSWCSPVALNEIQIKSFEWISVRAKKKKIDWLTWLNNPKVYLSS